TTGAATAACCTGAATTGAACCTTACCAATAATTTCCTATTCCCAGAGCGGTGGATACGGCGGTACAGCACCAGGCTTGTATGGACCCGTGAAGATAGACCTGGGCGGAGTTCTGATAGGATCTATACTGGGATTCGGAGCCGTCATCATCTTGCCCAAGATCATACACGCCTTGTCGTATAGCTATGGTGGGGGATATGGCAGGAGTGAGTATTGTCCTAATTTGAGGATAGTTACGGAGTAAACTTATCATGTGTGCGTTGAGGTGAAGACTGCGGGTGACAGCAAGCGAACAGagctagtattatttatttgtgttgagTAATCTATTTAAATGGTTATTTAGAACttctaatgtttttaaatatgtattttagcTCTGTTTGTTTTGGTTCTTGAAAGTACGAAgattataagttaaaaaaaacttgcaagAGAAAAAATTCCCTTCCCAACTCTCAAGATCAAAAGGCACTATTAAAGCGTTATAGTATTGACATTAGACGgttccaaaatattattcttgttcAGAAGAACcggaaaattgaaaaatcattCATATGTTACTTTTTCCTCTACAGGCTTGGACTCAGACTTCAGCCAGGTATCCGACATGTTTGGCAAGATCGACGAGATCCTCACTCGATACAACGTGGACTCCACAGCCTGCATGCAGCGGCTCAGCTGTTCCTACGTGCAGCTGGCTAACGAGAACATGATCAGTGGAAATGGAACAGATTTTGATGCTCTACTCTCATCGCTGTCGAAGTAAGATTCTACATTTTTTGGATCCTTGCTTACAATAGgagacgaaaaaaatattagtcttaaaataagtacatttCAAGAAAAGGATGATAAGGACTTGTCAGCTATGTAGACTTTAAGTTTCTATAAACATAATTCTTCTTCACTtgccaattgccattcattcatcggccattgtaaatagcagaattggggctctgATAAGTTTAATGAATTATATCGATATTCCGGTGAAGCAATCGCACCCTGCGCTCAGTCTAAGTGCAAAAAAGataagctataaaataaatctgcttGTTAGATTATACATAGTTACCTGGAAGATATTCTAGCTTTCTTACAATCTTCATTATTTCAGCAATTCTCTGGTGAGCCGTATGCTGGAAGGAACAGCTGTATTCGAGGCGGTGTCCGCAGGGCGCTCTATGGATTCCGACTGCCACGCCCTCTACCCCAAATGCAAGCTCGATAAGAAAACAGTCGTCAAAATCCTCACTCAACTTGTACCCTCATAGAGTAATAACGAAATTAtagtgaaattttaataaagatgttttttataaatgttgttttagttGTGTATGTACTGAAATTCAATACTGATGAACGGAGTTCGCTTCAAAATTTTGTGGCGTGGaagtta
The Trichoplusia ni isolate ovarian cell line Hi5 chromosome 23, tn1, whole genome shotgun sequence DNA segment above includes these coding regions:
- the LOC113504718 gene encoding uncharacterized protein LOC113504718, which produces MGLQVVSSVVLVACLVLVAGEYRNDGGFMPSFQRTEDQLAEPSARVDKSRDERDSQADRTQRFGISTYGSTGSGGYGGTAPGLYGPVKIDLGGVLIGSILGFGAVIILPKIIHALSYSYGGGYGRSLDSDFSQVSDMFGKIDEILTRYNVDSTACMQRLSCSYVQLANENMISGNGTDFDALLSSLSNNSLVSRMLEGTAVFEAVSAGRSMDSDCHALYPKCKLDKKTVVKILTQLVPS